The following proteins come from a genomic window of Ovis canadensis isolate MfBH-ARS-UI-01 breed Bighorn chromosome 22, ARS-UI_OviCan_v2, whole genome shotgun sequence:
- the CALY gene encoding neuron-specific vesicular protein calcyon: MVKLNCSFSGKTGSGDGGTMDSVPLISPLDVSQLQPSFADQVVIKTQTEYQLSSGDPSTKFSDLEGQKLSGGPEDMRSRMPTGRMIAFTMALMGCLLIMYKAIWYDQFSCPDGFLLRHKICTPLTLEMYYTELDPEHHRSLLAAIGAYPVGRKHGTETPWLSASYHAFKEGPRKASRAQARAAAAAAVTEPSRKPPGKPPGDASLQGEKEAAQKVAGSTPPPAPQ; this comes from the exons ATGGTGAAGCTGAACTGCAGCTTCTCTGGGAAGACAGGCTCTGGGGACGGGGGTACCATGGACAGCGTCCCTCTGATCAGCCCCCTGGACGTCAGCCAGCTCCAGCCGTCGTTCGCTGACCAG GTGGTCATTAAGACGCAGACGGAATACCAGCTGTCCTCCGGGGACCCGTCGACAAAGTTCTCCGACTTGGAGGGCCAGAAGCTGAGCGGGGGCCCGGAGGACATGCGCAGCAGG ATGCCTACGGGCCGGATGATCGCCTTCACCATGGCGCTCATGGGCTGCCTCCTGATCATGTACAAGGCCATCTGGTACGACCAGTTCAGCTGCCCAGATGGCTTCCTGCTTCGG CACAAGATCTGCACCCCGCTGACCCTGGAGATGTACTACACCGAGCTGGACCCCGAGCACCACCGCAGCCTCCTGGCGGCCATCGGCGCCTACCCGGTGGGCCGCAAGCACGGCACGGAGACCCCCTGGCTGTCCGCGAGCTACCACGCCTTCAAGGAGGGGCCCAGGAAGGCGTCCAGGGCGCAAGCCcgcgcggcggccgcggcggcggtCACCGAGCCCTCCAGGAAGCCCCCCGGGAAGCCCCCCGGGGACGCCTCGctgcagggagagaaggaggcGGCGCAGAAGGTGGCGGGGAGCAcgccgcccccagccccccagtGA
- the PRAP1 gene encoding proline-rich acidic protein 1 isoform X1 → MRRLLLLASLMAVLLLEAGSARTLQVHVQTKGKVGAEQDTQEVWDAHAVESPKDDQLIWLLMAPKLMAPSEEQKGAKALAETEDTLGRVLGPREGPEPDRDSLFHAGPEEALEEARPWARALPSLQVLHGPEEDRDHVYHPREP, encoded by the exons ATGAGAAG gcTCCTGCTGCTCGCCAGCCTGATGGCTGTGTTGCTGCTGGAGGCAGGCTCAGCCCGGACCCTCCAG GTCCACGTCCAGACCAAAGGCAAAGTCGGCGCTGAGCAGGACACACAGGA GGTCTGGGACGCCCACGCGGTCGAGTCTCCGAAGGACGACCAGCTCATCTGGCTACTCATGGCACCCAAGCTCATGGCCCCCAGTGAGGAGCAGAAAG GTGCCAAAGCCCTGGCAGAGACCGAGGACACCCTGGGCCGCGTCCTGGGCCCGAGGGAGGGTCCTGAGCCCGACCGGGACAGCCTGTTCCACGCTGGGCCCgaggaggccctggaggaggcgAGGCCCTGGGCCCGGGCGCTGCCCTCTCTCCAGGTGCTTCACGGGCCTGAGGAGGACCGAGACCACGTCTACCACCCCAGGGAGCCCTGA
- the PRAP1 gene encoding proline-rich acidic protein 1 isoform X2 produces MAVLLLEAGSARTLQVHVQTKGKVGAEQDTQEVWDAHAVESPKDDQLIWLLMAPKLMAPSEEQKGAKALAETEDTLGRVLGPREGPEPDRDSLFHAGPEEALEEARPWARALPSLQVLHGPEEDRDHVYHPREP; encoded by the exons ATGGCTGTGTTGCTGCTGGAGGCAGGCTCAGCCCGGACCCTCCAG GTCCACGTCCAGACCAAAGGCAAAGTCGGCGCTGAGCAGGACACACAGGA GGTCTGGGACGCCCACGCGGTCGAGTCTCCGAAGGACGACCAGCTCATCTGGCTACTCATGGCACCCAAGCTCATGGCCCCCAGTGAGGAGCAGAAAG GTGCCAAAGCCCTGGCAGAGACCGAGGACACCCTGGGCCGCGTCCTGGGCCCGAGGGAGGGTCCTGAGCCCGACCGGGACAGCCTGTTCCACGCTGGGCCCgaggaggccctggaggaggcgAGGCCCTGGGCCCGGGCGCTGCCCTCTCTCCAGGTGCTTCACGGGCCTGAGGAGGACCGAGACCACGTCTACCACCCCAGGGAGCCCTGA